The following proteins come from a genomic window of Schistocerca gregaria isolate iqSchGreg1 chromosome X, iqSchGreg1.2, whole genome shotgun sequence:
- the LOC126298623 gene encoding gem-associated protein 2 isoform X1 — protein MGDDWNILKRAFHVDDIPEDFDPSTDPVDGVHYLQQVRWEASQCAPVVTAVIDEEKRKIRGVVNVLPECEKIPPQFLPDLEWQQLQVAHFSAVRERVSKYRNRDPPQTSNTQESVPEIGDEEAWYAICVEYKIPPLLSVVLPLPQLLIEWLLQCNAEWLSNSEHLSKNQGRWVYALMACIELPLTPESCSSLRAIARECARIRACEVSHTEEPAVTSLNLFICLVAKYFQQSDLADVVIE, from the coding sequence atggGCGATGATTGGAACATCCTTAAAAGGGCTTTCCATGTTGACGATATTCCAGAAGACTTTGATCCTTCTACAGACCCAGTTGACGGGGTGCATTATTTGCAGCAGGTTCGTTGGGAAGCTTCGCAATGTGCCCCCGTTGTGACTGCAGTTATTGATGAGGAGAAACGGAAGATCAGAGGTGTTGTCAATGTACTGCCTGAGTGTGAGAAGATCCCTCCACAATTCTTGCCAGATTTGGAATGGCAACAGCTACAAGTTGCGCACTTTTCAGCAGTGAGAGAGAGAGTATCAAAATACAGGAACAGAGATCCACCACAAACCAGCAATACGCAAGAAAGTGTACCAGAAATAGGCGACGAGGAAGCTTGGTACGCTATCTGTGTAGAATACAAAATACCTCCGTTATTGAGTGTCGTTTTGCCATTGCCGCAACTTCTGATAGAGTGGCTGTTGCAGTGCAACGCGGAATGGTTATCGAATTCGGAACATCTGTCCAAGAATCAAGGAAGGTGGGTGTATGCTTTAATGGCATGCATAGAGTTGCCACTCACTCCAGAAAGTTGCAGCAGTCTTCGCGCGATAGCGCGAGAATGTGCAAGAATTCGTGCTTGTGAAGTAAGTCATACTGAAGAGCCTGCAGTAACATCACTAAATCTTTTCATCTGTTTAGTTGCCAAATACTTCCAGCAATCGGATCTTGCAGACGTAGTAATTGAATAA
- the LOC126298623 gene encoding gem-associated protein 2 isoform X2, with protein MGDDWNILKRAFHVDDIPEDFDPSTDPVDGVHYLQQVRWEASQCAPVVTAVIDEEKRKIRGVVNVLPECEKIPPQFLPDLEWQQLQVAHFSAVRERVSKYRNRDPPQTSNTQESVPEIGDEEACATRNGYRIRNICPRIKEGGCML; from the exons atggGCGATGATTGGAACATCCTTAAAAGGGCTTTCCATGTTGACGATATTCCAGAAGACTTTGATCCTTCTACAGACCCAGTTGACGGGGTGCATTATTTGCAGCAGGTTCGTTGGGAAGCTTCGCAATGTGCCCCCGTTGTGACTGCAGTTATTGATGAGGAGAAACGGAAGATCAGAGGTGTTGTCAATGTACTGCCTGAGTGTGAGAAGATCCCTCCACAATTCTTGCCAGATTTGGAATGGCAACAGCTACAAGTTGCGCACTTTTCAGCAGTGAGAGAGAGAGTATCAAAATACAGGAACAGAGATCCACCACAAACCAGCAATACGCAAGAAAGTGTACCAGAAATAGGCGACGAGGAAGCTTG TGCAACGCGGAATGGTTATCGAATTCGGAACATCTGTCCAAGAATCAAGGAAGGTGGGTGTATGCTTTAA